A genome region from Defluviimonas aquaemixtae includes the following:
- a CDS encoding helix-turn-helix transcriptional regulator — translation MSAMPTLDPILHSLGLMAPAGYFIGLHIRYASPLMQFSNYDQDWLDHYTEKAYALRDPTIAWGFSKEGACRWDEMGVPDPFGLFDEAKQFGLEYGLTVSCGPMSSRTISSFARSDRDFLDQEIEKITHLVRRLHDITEPPESLTQAQIEALRLIAAGDRHAAAAAKLNISESALKARLMSARQRLLARTTAEAIQRAKDYRLM, via the coding sequence ATGTCCGCAATGCCAACGCTCGATCCAATCCTGCACTCACTGGGGCTCATGGCGCCTGCGGGGTACTTTATCGGCCTGCACATCCGGTACGCCTCCCCGCTCATGCAGTTCTCGAACTACGATCAGGACTGGCTCGACCACTACACCGAGAAGGCTTATGCCCTGCGCGATCCCACCATCGCCTGGGGCTTCAGCAAGGAAGGGGCCTGTCGCTGGGACGAAATGGGCGTTCCCGACCCGTTCGGCCTGTTCGACGAGGCCAAGCAATTCGGCCTCGAATACGGGCTGACTGTGTCTTGTGGCCCCATGAGTTCTCGTACGATATCGAGCTTTGCGCGTTCGGACCGCGATTTTCTCGATCAGGAGATAGAGAAGATCACACATCTCGTTCGGCGGTTGCATGACATCACGGAGCCGCCCGAGAGCCTTACGCAGGCACAAATCGAGGCCCTGAGACTCATAGCGGCGGGGGATCGGCACGCGGCGGCAGCAGCCAAACTGAACATATCCGAAAGCGCGCTGAAAGCTCGACTGATGTCGGCGCGGCAGCGGCTTCTCGCCCGTACGACGGCGGAGGCTATTCAGCGCGCCAAGGACTATAGGCTGATGTAA
- a CDS encoding acyl-homoserine-lactone synthase, protein MHTTVLSFENLHNHGELFANLFRARKQSFIVEKQWNLPEALDMEYDQYDTPASRWIAIHDDVGQVYAGIRLTPSTARCGIYSYMIRDAQRGLLASLPTDLLYDEAPVDPNIWECTRVFVLHSTPQSLRRRVHGYMVGAMVKSARELGATQLIAITPANWPRWYGRCGLTATGIGPVMFIDDGDYQCVQIDLSTKMH, encoded by the coding sequence ATGCATACAACGGTACTGTCCTTCGAAAATCTCCATAATCACGGGGAGCTGTTCGCAAACCTTTTTCGGGCGCGGAAGCAGTCTTTCATTGTCGAGAAGCAATGGAACCTGCCCGAAGCGCTCGACATGGAATACGACCAGTACGACACACCGGCAAGCCGGTGGATCGCGATCCATGACGACGTGGGCCAGGTCTATGCCGGCATCCGGCTGACGCCGTCGACTGCGCGCTGCGGCATCTACAGCTACATGATCCGTGACGCCCAGCGGGGCCTTCTGGCGTCTTTGCCCACGGACCTTCTCTATGACGAGGCGCCGGTGGACCCGAATATCTGGGAATGCACGCGTGTCTTCGTGCTGCATTCCACGCCGCAATCACTTCGGCGGCGGGTTCACGGCTACATGGTCGGCGCGATGGTCAAGTCCGCGCGCGAGCTTGGGGCGACGCAGCTTATCGCGATCACGCCGGCCAACTGGCCGCGTTGGTATGGCCGCTGCGGCCTGACCGCGACCGGAATCGGGCCGGTGATGTTCATAGACGATGGCGACTATCAGTGCGTGCAGATCGACCTGTCAACGAAGATGCATTGA
- a CDS encoding replication-associated recombination protein A codes for MPDLFDTAVSSSAPAASRPLADRLRPAALSEVIGQDKLLAPDGPLGAMLASGSLSSLILWGPPGVGKTTIARLLADASDLTFVQISAIFTGVPDLRKVFDTAKLRRSQGGGTLLFVDEIHRFNKAQQDGFLPHMEDGTIVLVGATTENPSFELNAALLSRAQVLVLERLTPAHLERLAQRAEKELARALPLRPEAREAILEMADGDGRALLNLIEQVAAWKVDKPLSTEALGQRLMRRAAKYDKSGDEHYNLTSALHKSVRGSDPDAALYWFARMLEGGEDPRFLARRITRMAVEDIGLADPQAQTICLHAWEVYERLGSPEGELALAEALAYLALAPKSNAVYAAYKAARASARKTGSEPPPKHILNAPTGLMKDQGYGAGYAYDHDAEDGFSGQNYFPEGMKRPVFYQPVERGFERELKKRIEWFAKLRNKRQS; via the coding sequence ATGCCCGATCTGTTCGACACCGCGGTATCGTCCTCTGCGCCGGCGGCCAGCCGGCCCCTTGCTGACCGCCTGCGCCCGGCCGCGCTGTCGGAGGTCATCGGGCAGGACAAGCTTCTGGCGCCGGACGGCCCCTTGGGCGCGATGCTCGCCTCGGGCAGCCTGTCGTCGCTGATCCTCTGGGGGCCTCCCGGCGTCGGCAAGACCACGATCGCCCGGCTTCTCGCGGATGCCTCCGATCTGACCTTCGTTCAGATCTCGGCAATCTTCACCGGCGTGCCGGACCTCAGAAAGGTGTTCGATACGGCGAAACTGCGCCGCAGCCAGGGCGGCGGAACGCTTCTGTTCGTCGACGAGATTCACCGCTTCAACAAGGCCCAGCAGGACGGGTTCCTGCCACACATGGAGGACGGCACGATCGTACTCGTGGGCGCCACGACCGAGAACCCGTCGTTCGAGCTGAACGCCGCGCTTCTGAGCCGCGCGCAGGTGCTGGTGCTTGAGCGGCTCACGCCCGCCCATCTCGAACGGCTGGCGCAGCGCGCCGAGAAGGAGCTGGCGCGCGCGCTGCCGCTTCGCCCCGAGGCGCGCGAGGCCATTCTGGAGATGGCCGATGGCGACGGGCGCGCGCTTCTGAACCTGATCGAGCAGGTCGCGGCCTGGAAGGTGGACAAGCCCCTGTCGACCGAGGCTCTGGGCCAGCGTCTGATGCGGCGCGCGGCGAAGTACGACAAGTCGGGCGACGAGCACTACAACCTGACTTCCGCGCTCCACAAGTCGGTGCGCGGCTCGGACCCGGACGCGGCGCTCTATTGGTTCGCGCGCATGCTCGAGGGCGGCGAGGACCCGCGATTCCTTGCCCGGCGCATCACCCGCATGGCGGTCGAGGACATCGGCCTTGCCGATCCGCAGGCGCAGACGATCTGCCTGCATGCCTGGGAGGTCTACGAACGGCTCGGCTCCCCCGAGGGCGAGCTCGCGCTGGCCGAGGCGCTCGCCTATCTCGCGCTCGCGCCGAAGTCGAACGCGGTCTATGCCGCCTACAAGGCAGCGCGCGCGTCTGCCCGCAAGACGGGGTCCGAGCCGCCCCCAAAGCACATCCTGAACGCGCCGACGGGGCTCATGAAGGATCAGGGATACGGCGCGGGCTATGCCTACGACCACGACGCCGAGGATGGGTTCTCGGGCCAGAACTACTTCCCTGAGGGCATGAAGCGGCCGGTCTTCTATCAGCCAGTCGAACGCGGCTTCGAGCGCGAGTTGAAGAAGCGGATCGAGTGGTTTGCGAAGCTGCGCAACAAGCGGCAGAGCTGA
- the crcB gene encoding fluoride efflux transporter CrcB gives MMQTLMQVALGGALGASARYMTNVAAMRLIGPGFPWGTIAANVVGSFLMGALVVVLAHKDATRLAPFLMTGVLGGFTTFSAFSLDALTLWERGQTAVASAYVLGSVIVSLAAIVAGMAAARGLFA, from the coding sequence ATGATGCAGACCCTCATGCAGGTCGCCCTCGGCGGTGCGCTTGGCGCCTCGGCCCGCTACATGACGAATGTGGCGGCCATGCGCCTGATCGGGCCCGGCTTTCCCTGGGGGACGATCGCGGCGAACGTCGTAGGTTCGTTCCTCATGGGCGCGCTCGTCGTCGTGCTGGCGCACAAGGATGCGACCCGGCTCGCGCCGTTCCTGATGACAGGCGTACTGGGCGGTTTCACGACCTTCTCCGCCTTCTCGCTCGACGCGCTGACGCTGTGGGAGCGGGGCCAGACAGCGGTCGCCTCGGCTTACGTTCTGGGTTCCGTCATCGTCTCGCTTGCTGCGATCGTCGCGGGCATGGCCGCCGCGCGGGGGCTTTTCGCATGA
- a CDS encoding RluA family pseudouridine synthase: MSGVKLLTVSADEGESRLDRWLKRRFPEITQGQVEKLCRTGQIRVDGGRVKASTRVGPGAEVRVPPLPKTKPVAPRPRPEHSGADAKMIQAAVLWKDEHIIALNKPPGLPSQGGSGQGTRHVDGLTGALMFGYKDRPKLVHRLDKDTSGVLLLARTDRVARALSEAFRARTTRKIYWATVAGVPAPAMGTIHFGLVKASGHGKGGEGEKMIAVHPAKIGATEGAKRATTDYAVLDALGTRAAWVALVPITGRTHQLRAHMAEIGHPIVGDGKYGGSGQDNPGDGWGAQLGGEISRKLHLHARSISFDHPVTGRRVTLTAPLPDHMKRTWKTVGWSEADVPADPFAEVE, translated from the coding sequence ATGAGTGGCGTGAAGCTTCTGACGGTCTCGGCCGATGAGGGCGAAAGCCGGCTCGACCGCTGGCTGAAGCGGCGGTTCCCAGAGATTACGCAAGGCCAGGTGGAAAAGCTCTGCCGGACCGGCCAGATCCGCGTCGATGGCGGTCGGGTGAAGGCCTCGACCCGGGTGGGCCCGGGCGCCGAGGTGCGGGTGCCGCCCTTGCCGAAGACGAAGCCCGTGGCGCCGCGGCCGCGCCCCGAGCACAGCGGCGCCGACGCGAAGATGATCCAGGCGGCGGTTCTCTGGAAGGACGAACATATCATCGCGCTGAACAAGCCGCCGGGTCTGCCCTCGCAGGGCGGGTCGGGGCAGGGGACCCGCCATGTCGACGGACTGACCGGGGCCTTGATGTTCGGCTACAAGGACCGCCCCAAGCTCGTCCACAGGCTCGACAAGGACACGTCCGGCGTATTGCTGCTCGCCCGGACGGACCGCGTCGCGCGCGCGCTGAGCGAGGCGTTCCGCGCCCGCACCACCCGCAAGATCTACTGGGCGACCGTCGCCGGAGTCCCCGCGCCCGCGATGGGGACGATCCACTTTGGGCTGGTGAAGGCGTCGGGCCATGGAAAGGGCGGCGAGGGCGAGAAGATGATCGCCGTCCACCCTGCCAAGATCGGAGCGACCGAAGGCGCGAAGCGGGCGACGACCGACTACGCGGTTCTGGACGCGCTTGGCACGCGGGCGGCGTGGGTCGCGCTGGTGCCGATCACCGGGCGGACGCACCAGTTGCGCGCGCACATGGCCGAGATCGGCCACCCGATCGTCGGCGACGGCAAGTATGGCGGTTCGGGGCAGGACAATCCGGGTGACGGCTGGGGCGCACAGTTGGGCGGCGAGATCAGCCGCAAGCTGCATCTACATGCCCGTTCGATCAGTTTCGACCACCCGGTCACGGGCCGTCGCGTGACGCTCACTGCGCCTCTGCCCGACCACATGAAGCGGACGTGGAAGACCGTCGGCTGGTCGGAGGCGGACGTGCCCGCGGACCCATTCGCGGAGGTGGAATGA
- a CDS encoding HAD-IA family hydrolase — MKGGLRLVVFDVDGTLVDSQNHILAAMAHAFGALDIDLPPREAVLSIVGLSLPEAMARLVPDLPGQSHEDLVAAYKQSFGTLRAETLAPLYPGAADALSALGSQADVLLGVATGKSRRGLDHVLRAHALDRHFVTCQVADDHPSKPHPSMLLAACAETAAGPGVMIGDTTYDIEMGRAAGFATIGVAWGYHRAEALAEAGAGQVIEAFDALLPALERVWEIA; from the coding sequence ATGAAAGGCGGCCTGAGACTGGTGGTCTTCGATGTCGACGGAACGCTCGTTGACAGCCAGAACCATATCCTCGCGGCCATGGCGCATGCGTTCGGTGCGTTGGATATTGACCTGCCGCCGCGTGAGGCGGTGTTGTCGATCGTCGGCCTGTCGCTGCCGGAAGCCATGGCTCGGCTCGTGCCCGACCTGCCGGGGCAGAGCCATGAGGATCTGGTCGCCGCCTACAAGCAGAGCTTCGGCACGCTCCGCGCCGAGACCCTCGCGCCCTTATATCCCGGCGCGGCGGATGCGCTGTCGGCGCTTGGCAGTCAGGCCGACGTCCTGCTCGGCGTCGCGACGGGCAAGTCGCGGCGCGGGCTCGACCACGTGCTGCGCGCCCATGCGCTGGACCGGCATTTCGTCACCTGCCAGGTGGCCGACGACCACCCTTCAAAGCCGCATCCGTCGATGCTCCTCGCCGCCTGCGCCGAGACCGCGGCCGGGCCGGGCGTCATGATCGGCGATACGACCTATGACATCGAGATGGGCCGCGCGGCGGGTTTCGCGACGATCGGTGTCGCCTGGGGCTACCACCGGGCCGAGGCGCTGGCCGAGGCCGGGGCGGGGCAGGTGATCGAGGCGTTCGACGCGCTTCTTCCGGCGCTTGAACGAGTCTGGGAGATTGCATGA
- a CDS encoding ATP12 family chaperone protein: MTGWVAKRFWKEVAVEAEGKGFCVLLDARPVMSPAKAPLILPTRMMAEAMADEWRSVEGVIDPTDMPVTRAANSAIDKVAPQFAEVVRIIAEYGGTDLLCYRAEAPQELCDEQAEAWDPMLDWAASDLNAPLRATRGVVPVDQPPDSLERLFNEVCRTTPFQLAALHDLVALTGSLILGLAATRPEFQPEELWRMSRIDEVWQARLWGVDEEAAAAAALKRTGFFAAHNFWRLASAE; this comes from the coding sequence ATGACTGGCTGGGTCGCGAAACGGTTCTGGAAGGAGGTCGCGGTCGAAGCGGAGGGGAAGGGGTTCTGCGTCCTTCTCGATGCGCGTCCGGTCATGAGCCCGGCGAAAGCGCCGCTCATCCTGCCCACTCGCATGATGGCCGAGGCTATGGCGGATGAGTGGCGGTCGGTTGAGGGTGTCATCGATCCGACAGACATGCCTGTGACCCGCGCAGCGAATTCGGCGATCGACAAGGTCGCCCCGCAGTTTGCCGAGGTCGTCCGGATCATCGCCGAATATGGCGGAACGGACCTTCTGTGCTACCGCGCTGAGGCCCCGCAAGAGTTGTGCGACGAACAGGCCGAGGCCTGGGACCCGATGCTGGACTGGGCTGCAAGTGACCTGAACGCCCCACTCAGGGCGACACGGGGCGTCGTTCCCGTCGATCAGCCGCCGGATAGTCTTGAGCGGCTCTTCAACGAGGTCTGCCGCACGACCCCTTTCCAGCTTGCCGCGCTCCACGACCTTGTCGCGCTGACCGGGTCGCTGATCCTCGGGCTTGCGGCGACACGGCCAGAGTTCCAGCCCGAGGAACTCTGGCGGATGTCCCGAATCGACGAGGTGTGGCAGGCGCGGCTGTGGGGCGTGGACGAGGAGGCCGCGGCGGCCGCTGCCCTGAAACGCACGGGCTTCTTCGCGGCGCACAACTTCTGGCGCCTTGCATCGGCAGAATGA
- a CDS encoding amino acid ABC transporter substrate-binding protein, with the protein MKKSVFLGTLAASALLAGYASAATLDDVKARGELICGVNTGLVGFAAPDAEGNWQGFDIAICKAVAAAVLGDASKVKYVPTTGETRFTALASGEVDMLARNTTWTFSRDADLKFTFTGVNYYDGQGFMVKKDLGVSSAKELDGATVCIQTGTTTELNLADFFKVNNMSYQPVAIQTNAEGEQQYLAGACDAYTTDASGLAATRAVFADPENHVILPEIISKEPLGPLVRHGDDQWADINRWVLNALVAAEEYGVTSANVEELAKGTDNPEINRMLGTEGDLGAMIGLDKDWAKRAVAASGNYGEIFAATIGESTPIGLARGLNAQWTQGGLLYAPPFR; encoded by the coding sequence ATGAAAAAATCCGTATTCCTCGGGACGCTGGCGGCGAGTGCGCTGCTGGCTGGATACGCGTCGGCGGCGACGCTCGACGACGTCAAGGCCCGTGGCGAGCTGATCTGTGGCGTGAACACCGGCCTTGTCGGGTTTGCCGCTCCGGACGCGGAAGGTAACTGGCAGGGCTTCGACATCGCCATCTGCAAGGCCGTCGCGGCGGCCGTTCTGGGTGACGCGTCCAAGGTCAAATACGTTCCGACGACGGGTGAGACGCGCTTCACCGCGCTTGCATCCGGCGAAGTCGACATGTTGGCACGCAACACGACCTGGACCTTCTCTCGCGATGCCGACCTGAAGTTCACCTTCACCGGCGTCAACTACTATGACGGCCAGGGCTTCATGGTGAAGAAGGACCTCGGCGTATCGTCGGCGAAGGAACTCGACGGCGCCACGGTCTGCATCCAGACCGGCACAACGACCGAGTTGAACCTTGCTGACTTCTTCAAGGTCAACAACATGTCCTACCAGCCGGTCGCGATCCAGACCAACGCGGAAGGGGAACAGCAGTACCTCGCCGGCGCCTGCGACGCTTACACGACCGACGCTTCGGGCCTTGCCGCGACGCGCGCCGTCTTCGCGGACCCGGAAAACCACGTGATCCTTCCGGAGATCATCTCGAAGGAGCCGCTGGGGCCGCTCGTCCGTCATGGCGACGACCAGTGGGCCGACATCAACCGCTGGGTGCTGAACGCGCTCGTCGCTGCGGAAGAGTACGGCGTCACCTCCGCCAATGTCGAGGAACTCGCGAAGGGCACCGACAATCCGGAGATCAACCGGATGCTCGGGACCGAGGGTGATCTCGGCGCGATGATCGGGCTCGACAAGGACTGGGCCAAGCGCGCCGTTGCCGCTTCGGGCAATTACGGCGAGATCTTCGCTGCGACCATCGGTGAATCGACGCCGATCGGCCTGGCGCGTGGTCTGAACGCCCAGTGGACGCAAGGCGGCCTTCTCTACGCGCCGCCGTTCCGCTGA
- a CDS encoding amino acid ABC transporter permease, whose amino-acid sequence MATITETPKESFRLGMLVYDTRYRSITIQIVVLMLFMLGLWWLLDNLFANLAERGKDLSFSFLWNRAGYDINQTIIPYTNDDTHFRAMLVGLVNTILVAILGCLAATVIGVIVGVLRLSRNWLVARLMTIYVEAFRNVPVLLWILVAFAVFTEITPQPRDFRVTDEMIAAGEKPEASMILFDSVAVTNRGTFIPKAVYERSLGEIHLGFLPISLNTLAVLAAIIGGILGYRYLQRNATAVQEATGVRPVTWWKSLLSLFGPLLVVLIALGFSLQVPKLGGFNFTGGILVSNALMALWLGLTLYTAAFIAEIVRAGIMAISTGQTEAAYALGLRPRRTMSLVILPQALRVIIPPLISQYLNLTKNSSLAIAVSYMDLRGTLGGITLNQTGRELEAMLLLMLIYLALSLLISAGMNVYNNAVKLKER is encoded by the coding sequence ATGGCAACAATCACGGAAACGCCGAAGGAGTCCTTTCGGCTCGGGATGCTCGTATACGATACGCGGTATCGTTCGATCACCATCCAGATCGTCGTGCTCATGCTCTTCATGCTCGGCCTGTGGTGGTTGCTTGACAATCTGTTCGCCAACCTCGCCGAGCGCGGCAAGGACCTGAGTTTCTCGTTCCTGTGGAACCGGGCAGGCTACGACATCAACCAGACCATCATCCCCTACACGAACGACGACACGCATTTCCGCGCGATGCTTGTCGGCCTCGTCAACACGATCCTGGTGGCAATTCTGGGTTGTCTGGCGGCCACGGTGATCGGCGTCATCGTGGGCGTCCTGCGCCTGTCGCGCAACTGGCTCGTGGCGCGGCTGATGACGATCTATGTCGAGGCGTTCCGCAACGTGCCGGTGCTATTGTGGATCCTCGTGGCCTTCGCGGTTTTCACTGAGATCACGCCGCAGCCGCGTGATTTCCGGGTCACCGACGAGATGATCGCGGCTGGCGAAAAGCCGGAAGCCTCGATGATCCTCTTCGATTCCGTTGCGGTCACCAATCGCGGCACGTTCATACCGAAGGCGGTCTACGAGCGTTCACTGGGCGAGATTCACTTGGGCTTCCTGCCGATCAGCCTGAACACGCTTGCGGTCCTTGCGGCGATCATCGGCGGGATCTTGGGCTATCGCTACCTCCAAAGGAACGCCACGGCGGTGCAGGAGGCGACGGGAGTCCGGCCCGTCACCTGGTGGAAGAGCCTGCTGTCGCTTTTCGGACCGCTGCTAGTGGTTCTCATCGCGCTCGGATTCTCGCTCCAGGTGCCGAAGCTCGGCGGCTTCAACTTCACGGGCGGGATTTTGGTGTCGAACGCTCTCATGGCGCTTTGGCTCGGGCTCACGCTTTACACCGCTGCCTTCATTGCCGAGATCGTGCGCGCCGGCATCATGGCCATCTCGACGGGCCAGACCGAAGCGGCCTACGCGCTTGGCCTGCGCCCGCGACGGACGATGAGCCTCGTGATCCTGCCGCAGGCGCTAAGGGTCATCATTCCGCCGCTCATCTCGCAATATCTGAACCTGACCAAGAACTCCTCGCTTGCGATCGCGGTCAGCTACATGGATCTGCGCGGCACGCTCGGGGGCATCACGCTCAACCAGACGGGGCGGGAGCTGGAAGCCATGCTCCTCTTGATGCTCATCTATCTGGCGCTGAGCCTTCTGATATCGGCCGGGATGAATGTCTACAACAACGCCGTGAAGCTGAAGGAGCGCTGA
- a CDS encoding amino acid ABC transporter permease (The N-terminal region of this protein, as described by TIGR01726, is a three transmembrane segment that identifies a subfamily of ABC transporter permease subunits, which specificities that include histidine, arginine, glutamine, glutamate, L-cystine (sic), the opines (in Agrobacterium) octopine and nopaline, etc.), with amino-acid sequence MSELHAHSAVFVRREMIDAVPPPALESGALKWLRENLFSGWMNTLLTVLGILSVFLLVREFLPWFLHGVWNANSLSECREIIAATWGEEAHGACWAMIRERWNQFLFGFYPRDLYWRPIMAFLLLVVALAPVLFAEMSNKLWIAGGVVAALILWLSVAYGDWMPVGIAALVAVVTAVLSMRGVRWPINLLWFSGVYAGLTFWLLWGGSVWLPVVALLGFVVGWFAFRFVAQMSGPAVGAGAGFVAAVLWWYFAAGTLDQALTGMTGRSQPFWLRRVDSDEFGGFVLAFTIGVTGIAASLPMGIVLALGRRSDMPLVKGLCVGFIEFIRGVPLITLLFTASLLLNYFLPPGTNFDIVLRVIIMVTLFSAAYIAEVIRGGLAALPRGQYEAADALGLDYWKAQRLIIMPQALKISIPGIVSSFIGLFKDTTLVVFVALLDPLKGITDAVRATIEWKGIYWEPYIFVGAIFFIVCFSMSRYSMYLENKLKREHR; translated from the coding sequence ATGAGCGAACTGCACGCACATTCGGCCGTCTTCGTCCGGCGGGAAATGATCGACGCGGTGCCGCCGCCCGCACTGGAGTCGGGCGCGCTCAAATGGCTGCGCGAAAACCTGTTCTCGGGCTGGATGAATACGCTTTTGACGGTGCTTGGTATCTTGTCGGTGTTCCTCCTTGTGAGGGAATTTCTGCCATGGTTCCTGCACGGCGTCTGGAACGCGAACTCGCTCAGCGAATGCCGCGAGATCATCGCGGCGACCTGGGGCGAGGAGGCGCATGGCGCCTGTTGGGCCATGATCCGCGAGCGCTGGAACCAATTCCTGTTCGGCTTCTATCCGCGCGACCTCTACTGGCGTCCAATCATGGCCTTCCTGCTGCTTGTCGTCGCGCTCGCGCCGGTCCTTTTCGCGGAAATGTCGAACAAGCTCTGGATCGCTGGCGGCGTCGTCGCGGCGCTCATCTTATGGCTGTCGGTCGCCTACGGCGACTGGATGCCGGTGGGCATCGCCGCGCTCGTCGCAGTGGTCACGGCGGTTCTGAGCATGCGCGGCGTGCGCTGGCCGATCAACCTTCTTTGGTTCTCGGGCGTCTATGCGGGCCTTACCTTTTGGCTTCTGTGGGGCGGTTCGGTCTGGCTGCCCGTAGTGGCGCTTCTGGGCTTCGTGGTCGGCTGGTTCGCCTTCCGCTTCGTCGCCCAGATGTCCGGCCCTGCGGTCGGCGCGGGGGCGGGCTTCGTCGCCGCAGTTCTCTGGTGGTACTTCGCCGCGGGCACGCTGGACCAGGCCCTGACCGGGATGACGGGCCGCAGCCAGCCGTTCTGGCTGCGCAGGGTCGATTCGGATGAGTTCGGCGGCTTCGTGCTCGCCTTCACGATCGGCGTGACGGGCATCGCCGCGTCACTGCCGATGGGTATCGTCCTCGCGCTCGGGCGGAGGTCCGACATGCCGCTCGTCAAGGGTCTTTGCGTGGGCTTCATCGAGTTCATCCGCGGCGTGCCGCTGATCACGCTGCTGTTCACGGCCTCGCTGCTTCTGAACTACTTCCTGCCGCCGGGCACGAATTTCGACATCGTCCTGCGCGTCATCATCATGGTCACGCTGTTCTCGGCCGCCTACATCGCCGAGGTGATCCGGGGCGGCCTCGCCGCCCTGCCGCGCGGCCAGTACGAGGCGGCCGATGCGCTCGGGCTCGACTACTGGAAGGCGCAGCGGTTGATCATCATGCCGCAAGCCCTGAAGATCTCGATCCCCGGGATCGTCTCATCCTTCATCGGGCTCTTCAAGGACACGACGCTCGTCGTCTTCGTCGCGCTTCTCGACCCCCTGAAGGGCATCACTGACGCCGTGCGCGCCACGATCGAATGGAAGGGCATATACTGGGAGCCCTACATCTTCGTCGGCGCGATCTTCTTCATCGTCTGCTTCAGCATGTCGCGGTACTCCATGTACCTAGAGAACAAGCTGAAGCGCGAACATCGCTAG
- a CDS encoding amino acid ABC transporter ATP-binding protein: MEDPHAITREIDRSHMQITDEVAIQISGMNKWYGAFHVLRDINMTVNRGERIVICGPSGSGKSTLIRCINRLEEHQQGRIVVDGIELTNDLKNIDKVRSEVGMVFQHFNLFPHLTVLENCTLAPIWVRKIPKKEAEKTAMEYLEKVKIPEQALKYPGQLSGGQQQRVAIARSLCMQPRIMLFDEPTSALDPEMIKEVLDTMIELAEEGMTMLCVTHEMGFAQAVANRVIFMDQGQIVEQNEPKEFFNNPQSDRTKLFLSQILGH, from the coding sequence ATGGAGGACCCGCACGCCATTACCCGCGAAATCGACCGTAGCCACATGCAGATTACGGACGAGGTCGCGATCCAGATCTCGGGTATGAACAAGTGGTACGGCGCGTTCCACGTTCTGCGCGACATCAACATGACCGTGAACCGGGGGGAGCGGATCGTCATCTGTGGCCCGTCCGGTTCGGGCAAGTCGACGCTGATCCGCTGCATCAACCGGCTGGAGGAACACCAGCAGGGCCGGATCGTCGTGGATGGAATCGAGCTGACGAATGACCTCAAGAACATCGACAAGGTGCGCTCTGAGGTCGGGATGGTGTTTCAGCACTTCAACCTCTTCCCGCATCTGACAGTGCTTGAAAACTGCACGCTCGCGCCGATCTGGGTGCGCAAGATTCCAAAGAAGGAAGCCGAAAAGACGGCGATGGAGTATCTTGAAAAGGTCAAGATCCCCGAGCAGGCGCTGAAATATCCCGGCCAGTTGTCGGGCGGTCAGCAGCAGCGCGTGGCCATCGCCCGGTCGCTCTGCATGCAGCCGCGCATCATGCTGTTCGACGAGCCGACCTCAGCGCTCGACCCCGAGATGATCAAGGAAGTGCTCGACACGATGATCGAGCTCGCCGAGGAAGGGATGACGATGCTTTGCGTGACCCACGAGATGGGCTTCGCTCAGGCCGTGGCGAACCGTGTCATCTTTATGGACCAGGGCCAGATCGTCGAACAGAACGAGCCGAAGGAATTCTTCAACAACCCGCAGTCGGACCGGACGAAGCTGTTCCTGAGCCAGATCCTCGGCCACTGA